The following proteins are co-located in the Deinococcus metallilatus genome:
- a CDS encoding TrmH family RNA methyltransferase: MTAPDPITSLQNPQVKRLVRLRQRREREREGLILIEGARELARAAAAGLVPTTLYTCEALYSPEAHAVAATLPGPRTHLSREAFEKVSGRENPDGLLATVPAPAPRLPEPGEDTVLVVLHGLEKPGNVGAILRTADAAGAAGVLVLGRGADVYSPNVIRASQGSVFTLPVAALDEEEALAWLADRAFTRVACTPDAPQVYWDAPLTGRVALVLGAEHEGLPQRWRAAEVPVRVPMHGAADSLNVATAAALVLYECVRQRRAAPSR; this comes from the coding sequence ATGACCGCCCCCGACCCCATCACCTCCCTGCAAAACCCGCAAGTCAAGCGGCTGGTGCGCCTGCGTCAGCGCCGCGAGCGCGAGCGCGAAGGCCTGATCCTGATCGAGGGAGCGCGTGAACTCGCGCGGGCGGCCGCGGCGGGCCTGGTCCCGACCACCCTCTACACCTGCGAGGCCCTCTACAGCCCCGAGGCGCACGCGGTCGCCGCCACGCTCCCCGGCCCCCGCACCCACCTCTCCCGTGAGGCCTTTGAAAAGGTCAGCGGGCGCGAGAACCCCGACGGCCTCCTCGCCACCGTCCCCGCACCCGCGCCCCGCCTCCCCGAACCCGGTGAGGACACGGTGCTGGTCGTCCTGCACGGTCTGGAAAAGCCCGGCAACGTCGGCGCGATCTTGCGGACGGCGGACGCGGCGGGGGCGGCGGGGGTCCTGGTGCTGGGGCGCGGCGCCGACGTGTACAGTCCCAACGTGATCCGCGCGTCCCAGGGCAGCGTCTTCACCCTGCCCGTCGCCGCTCTGGACGAGGAGGAGGCCCTGGCCTGGCTGGCGGATCGGGCCTTTACCCGCGTCGCCTGCACCCCCGACGCCCCGCAGGTCTACTGGGACGCCCCCCTGACCGGCCGGGTCGCCCTGGTCCTCGGCGCCGAACACGAGGGCCTGCCTCAGAGGTGGCGGGCCGCCGAGGTGCCGGTGCGCGTCCCCATGCACGGCGCCGCCGATAGCCTGAACGTCGCCACCGCCGCCGCCCTGGTCCTGTACGAATGCGTGCGCCAGCGGCGGGCGGCCCCGTCCCGATAG
- a CDS encoding alpha/beta fold hydrolase: MTLPGKARSSLLPEAAWLAALPLAAWLGWSLYSRLRVPHDLTPPPALAAERRTLGRRAGLLNVYVAGSGAPLLLIHSVNAAASAYEVRPLFEHYRASRRVYALDLPGFGFSRRGDREYRPRLMADAVHDVLDEIALEDGRPVDALALSLGGEFLARAASEGPDRFRSVTLVTPTGFGKNEQFYGDPGSTRESAGLKRVYENPLWAQPFYDLLASAPSLRYFLKLTFGSSAAVDEGLLRYDYPTSHVPGARHAPFAFISGLLFGADIDRVYESLTVPVWLAYGERDRFTDFGDLGNVENRPNWSFERFDTGALVYFEEPRRFTAAYDAFLAGAGAN; encoded by the coding sequence ATGACCTTACCGGGCAAAGCACGGTCCTCCCTCCTGCCCGAAGCGGCCTGGTTGGCGGCCCTGCCCCTGGCGGCCTGGCTGGGCTGGAGCCTCTACAGCCGCCTGCGCGTCCCCCACGACCTGACGCCCCCGCCCGCCCTGGCCGCCGAGCGGCGCACCCTCGGCCGCCGCGCGGGGCTGCTCAACGTGTACGTCGCGGGTTCGGGGGCCCCCCTGCTCCTGATCCACAGCGTGAACGCCGCCGCGAGCGCCTATGAGGTCCGTCCCCTCTTCGAGCATTACCGCGCTTCCCGCCGCGTGTACGCCCTCGACCTCCCGGGCTTCGGCTTCTCCCGGCGGGGGGACCGGGAGTACCGACCGCGCCTGATGGCCGACGCGGTCCATGACGTTCTCGACGAGATCGCCCTGGAGGACGGCCGTCCCGTGGACGCCCTGGCCCTCTCGCTGGGCGGCGAGTTCCTGGCGCGCGCTGCCTCGGAGGGGCCGGACCGCTTCCGCTCGGTCACCCTCGTCACGCCGACCGGCTTCGGGAAGAACGAGCAGTTCTACGGCGATCCGGGCAGTACCCGGGAAAGCGCGGGGCTCAAACGTGTGTACGAGAACCCGCTCTGGGCGCAGCCCTTTTACGACCTGCTGGCAAGCGCGCCCAGCCTGCGCTACTTCCTGAAGCTGACCTTCGGCTCGTCTGCGGCCGTCGACGAGGGGCTGCTGCGGTACGACTACCCCACCTCGCACGTGCCCGGCGCCCGGCACGCGCCCTTCGCCTTCATCAGCGGACTGCTGTTCGGCGCCGACATCGACCGGGTGTACGAAAGCCTCACTGTCCCGGTATGGCTGGCCTACGGGGAGCGTGACCGCTTCACGGACTTCGGCGATCTCGGCAACGTCGAGAACAGACCCAACTGGAGCTTCGAGCGGTTTGATACGGGCGCGCTGGTCTACTTCGAGGAACCCAGACGCTTCACGGCCGCTTACGACGCCTTCCTGGCCGGGGCCGGAGCAAACTGA
- a CDS encoding M24 family metallopeptidase gives MTQLDQLRAAMKAAGVDALWVSNPANVRALSGFSSGQDGKVLVTGDGATLYTDARYTVQAQEESQVPQVIARPPETYQDAAQKVKGARVGFEAEHLTVAGLEALREHWDAALVPTRGLVEGVRLVKSPQEVQAIREAQAVADRVFGEVRPMIRAGVRELDVALALEMGLRRAGAEVGFDVIVASGPRGAMPHGVASERVIEDGDLVTIDFGARVNGYHSDMTRTVAVGTPSEDLRRVYNAVLEAEEAAVAAVRPGARTGDLDALARGILERHGLAEAFAHSLGHGVGLNIHEGPSLRKGSEDVLEPGMVVTVEPGAYLPGVGGVRLEDLVLVTEDGHEVLSRAPKERL, from the coding sequence ATGACGCAACTCGACCAGTTGAGGGCCGCGATGAAGGCGGCGGGCGTGGACGCGCTGTGGGTGAGCAATCCGGCGAACGTGCGGGCCTTGAGCGGCTTTTCGAGCGGCCAGGACGGCAAGGTGCTGGTGACCGGGGACGGGGCGACGCTCTACACCGACGCGCGCTACACCGTGCAGGCGCAGGAGGAATCGCAGGTGCCGCAGGTGATCGCCCGCCCGCCCGAGACGTACCAGGACGCGGCACAGAAGGTGAAGGGCGCACGGGTCGGCTTCGAGGCCGAACACCTGACGGTGGCCGGGCTGGAGGCGTTGCGCGAGCACTGGGACGCGGCGCTGGTGCCGACGCGCGGGCTGGTGGAAGGCGTGCGGCTGGTGAAGTCGCCCCAGGAGGTGCAGGCGATCCGGGAGGCGCAGGCGGTGGCGGACCGCGTGTTTGGGGAGGTGCGCCCGATGATCCGCGCGGGCGTGCGCGAACTGGACGTGGCGCTGGCGCTGGAAATGGGACTGCGCCGCGCGGGCGCGGAGGTCGGCTTCGACGTGATCGTGGCGAGCGGGCCGCGCGGGGCGATGCCGCACGGCGTGGCGTCGGAACGGGTGATCGAGGACGGTGATCTGGTGACGATTGATTTCGGCGCGCGGGTGAACGGCTACCACAGCGACATGACGCGGACGGTCGCGGTGGGGACGCCGTCCGAGGACCTGCGCCGGGTCTACAACGCGGTGCTGGAGGCCGAGGAGGCGGCGGTGGCGGCGGTCCGGCCCGGAGCGAGGACGGGCGATCTCGACGCGCTGGCTCGCGGGATTCTGGAGCGGCACGGGCTGGCCGAGGCGTTCGCGCACTCGCTGGGGCACGGCGTCGGGCTGAACATCCACGAGGGGCCGAGCCTCCGCAAGGGCAGCGAGGACGTGCTGGAGCCGGGCATGGTGGTGACGGTGGAGCCGGGCGCGTACCTGCCGGGCGTGGGCGGCGTCCGGCTCGAGGACCTGGTGCTGGTGACGGAGGACGGCCACGAGGTCCTGAGCCGCGCGCCGAAGGAGCGGCTGTGA
- a CDS encoding HdeD family acid-resistance protein — MTQPGNPGPAPTPSFRAAARSSWGWTVARGVLTLLFGILALIWPGAAFLSLAVVFGAYAFVDGIATLIGGFSSRAGGVRWPLVLSGVLGILAGIVTFVNPGATVLALLWLVAAWALVRGVLEIVAAIRWRAAIPGAGEWLVGLSGLLLVILGILLALNPIAGTLTVSYFIGVYALIAGIVLIVLGLRMRNL; from the coding sequence ATGACGCAACCCGGTAACCCTGGCCCGGCCCCTACCCCCTCCTTCCGCGCCGCCGCCCGTTCCTCCTGGGGCTGGACAGTGGCGCGCGGCGTGCTGACGCTGCTCTTCGGCATCCTGGCGCTGATCTGGCCGGGTGCGGCGTTCCTGTCGCTCGCCGTCGTGTTCGGGGCCTACGCCTTCGTGGACGGGATCGCCACCCTGATCGGTGGCTTTTCCTCGCGGGCGGGTGGGGTGCGCTGGCCCCTGGTCCTCAGCGGGGTGCTGGGCATCCTGGCGGGCATCGTCACTTTCGTCAACCCCGGCGCGACGGTCCTGGCGCTGCTGTGGCTGGTCGCGGCCTGGGCGCTGGTGCGCGGCGTGCTGGAGATCGTGGCCGCGATTCGCTGGCGGGCGGCGATTCCGGGGGCCGGGGAGTGGCTGGTGGGCCTCAGCGGTCTGCTGCTGGTGATCCTGGGCATCCTGCTGGCACTGAACCCCATCGCGGGGACGCTCACGGTTTCCTATTTCATCGGGGTCTACGCCCTGATCGCGGGCATCGTGCTGATCGTGCTGGGTCTGCGGATGCGGAACCTGTAG
- the sucC gene encoding ADP-forming succinate--CoA ligase subunit beta, with amino-acid sequence MKLHEYQGKELLRRFGVNVQEGKVAYTPDEVRDIARDYGQPVVVKAQVHVGGRGKAGGVKFSPTLDKAYENGQNILGMDIKGLTVKKVLVTKAVDIDAGTEYYVGMIVDRNVQSYTLMASAEGGMEIEEVAAATPEKIIKYRVDPITGLRPFEAREVALQAGFKGNLNKIADMMVKMSDAALKMDAVLVEINPLFVDADGTPVALDTKFEIDDNAMYRHKDLAEWRELEAEHPLEIEASKYGFAYVKLDGNVGVLGNGAGIVMTSLDVVNRAGAKPANFLDIGGGARADIVYNAIKLVSKDPDVKSIFVNIFGGITRADEVAKGIIQALNEGILTKPVRMRVAGTAEEEAKALLAEVNSPLIQMYPDMFQAAEAAAQEANKVEAK; translated from the coding sequence GTGAAACTTCACGAGTATCAGGGGAAGGAACTGCTGCGGCGCTTCGGCGTGAACGTGCAGGAAGGCAAGGTGGCCTACACGCCCGATGAGGTGCGCGACATCGCCCGCGACTACGGTCAGCCGGTGGTCGTCAAGGCGCAGGTTCACGTGGGCGGGCGCGGCAAGGCGGGCGGCGTGAAATTCAGCCCCACGCTCGACAAGGCGTACGAGAACGGCCAGAACATCCTGGGCATGGACATCAAGGGCCTGACCGTCAAGAAGGTGCTGGTCACCAAGGCCGTCGATATCGACGCGGGGACCGAGTACTACGTCGGCATGATCGTCGACCGCAACGTGCAGAGCTACACCCTGATGGCGTCGGCGGAAGGTGGCATGGAGATCGAGGAGGTCGCCGCCGCCACCCCCGAAAAGATCATCAAGTACCGCGTCGACCCCATCACCGGCCTGCGCCCCTTCGAGGCCCGTGAAGTGGCCCTCCAGGCGGGCTTCAAGGGCAACCTCAACAAGATCGCGGACATGATGGTCAAGATGAGCGACGCGGCCCTCAAGATGGACGCCGTGCTGGTCGAGATCAACCCCCTCTTCGTGGACGCGGACGGCACGCCCGTGGCGCTGGACACCAAGTTCGAGATCGACGACAACGCGATGTACCGTCACAAGGACCTGGCCGAGTGGCGCGAACTGGAAGCCGAACACCCCCTGGAGATCGAGGCCAGCAAGTACGGCTTCGCCTACGTGAAGCTCGACGGCAACGTCGGCGTGCTGGGCAACGGCGCGGGCATCGTGATGACCTCCCTCGACGTGGTGAACCGCGCCGGGGCCAAGCCCGCCAACTTCCTCGACATCGGCGGCGGCGCGCGGGCCGACATCGTCTACAACGCGATCAAGCTCGTCAGCAAGGACCCCGACGTCAAGAGCATCTTCGTGAACATTTTCGGTGGCATCACCCGCGCGGATGAAGTGGCGAAGGGCATCATCCAGGCGCTGAACGAGGGCATCCTGACCAAGCCGGTCCGCATGCGCGTGGCCGGAACGGCGGAGGAGGAAGCCAAGGCCCTGCTGGCCGAGGTCAACAGCCCGCTGATCCAGATGTACCCCGACATGTTCCAGGCGGCGGAAGCGGCGGCCCAGGAAGCGAACAAGGTGGAGGCGAAGTAA
- a CDS encoding TM2 domain-containing protein: protein MTVISDPLIQKAYSQLSTEDRMIFENAYKRKARKIGVAYLCWFFGLHYAYLGQWGTQFIYWFTFSGFLIWALIDLFRLPTLVANRNKDIALEVLQHVKLHAESGTTVVMTGVPVVAPTPEPSPPEVSSTSDPVSPLLTSPLFTPQATQNNWLIPAGIIAALVVLFGGGWLGVHAFSARAHASEPVSPPVASTPTLTASAVSPAVSTASVPTPEATGPSFRLVKPLSDPVRSGMPRLYDLATTMDGSDGKGCALIDPGNPVKRCRVSVSTTGQYTWGSAWCSANAAGLANFLNHATFRYEIDGQPINKEQFWEGHTSTCLKRRLVVQDFQPGQTHEFRLITELDRSIQDGGSRYPAGRYELQLTVKAH, encoded by the coding sequence ATGACAGTCATTTCCGATCCCCTGATTCAAAAAGCCTACAGTCAATTGTCCACCGAAGACCGGATGATCTTCGAGAATGCCTACAAACGGAAGGCAAGGAAAATCGGCGTGGCCTACCTCTGCTGGTTTTTCGGCTTGCATTACGCCTATCTCGGGCAGTGGGGCACCCAGTTCATCTACTGGTTTACCTTTTCCGGTTTCCTGATCTGGGCACTGATCGACCTCTTCCGCTTGCCCACCCTGGTCGCCAACCGCAACAAGGACATCGCCCTGGAAGTCCTGCAACACGTCAAGCTCCATGCCGAATCCGGAACGACAGTGGTGATGACCGGAGTTCCTGTGGTGGCCCCGACGCCCGAGCCTTCACCCCCCGAAGTCAGTAGCACCTCGGACCCCGTGAGTCCGTTACTGACTTCTCCCTTGTTCACCCCGCAGGCCACACAGAACAACTGGCTGATTCCCGCTGGGATCATCGCCGCCCTGGTTGTCTTGTTTGGGGGCGGATGGCTTGGTGTTCACGCCTTCAGCGCCCGCGCCCACGCGAGTGAGCCAGTCTCCCCACCAGTCGCAAGCACACCTACGCTGACGGCCAGTGCGGTTTCCCCTGCTGTCTCCACGGCATCAGTACCCACTCCCGAGGCTACGGGTCCCAGTTTCCGGCTTGTGAAACCTCTCAGCGATCCAGTGAGGTCGGGTATGCCCCGCCTGTATGACCTCGCCACCACCATGGACGGCAGTGATGGCAAGGGGTGTGCCCTGATCGATCCGGGCAACCCGGTCAAACGGTGCCGGGTCAGCGTGTCGACCACGGGTCAATACACCTGGGGCAGTGCCTGGTGTTCCGCGAACGCTGCAGGACTGGCGAACTTCCTCAACCACGCCACCTTTCGCTACGAGATTGACGGGCAACCCATCAACAAGGAGCAATTCTGGGAAGGCCACACGTCCACTTGCCTGAAACGTCGCTTGGTCGTCCAGGACTTTCAACCCGGACAAACCCACGAGTTCAGGCTGATTACCGAACTTGACCGCTCCATTCAGGATGGGGGAAGCCGATATCCGGCGGGGAGGTATGAACTGCAATTGACGGTTAAGGCGCATTAA
- a CDS encoding YbjN domain-containing protein, with translation MTMETALLTLDTLAKYLREKEVQLDMEENNGQRFIRMGWRFEMGDAAVLVSVNDGPNNTSRLEITCVTQKQYADRRQEVMVLLNERNRERAFSRSIDADGNVWLEYVGFYPTLAEMPQETFDTLFGGVLMHFQDDYAALEGYVPGPQLQQPQA, from the coding sequence ATGACGATGGAAACGGCGCTTCTGACGCTGGACACGCTCGCCAAGTACCTGCGCGAGAAGGAAGTCCAGCTCGACATGGAAGAGAACAACGGCCAGCGCTTCATCCGCATGGGCTGGCGCTTCGAGATGGGCGACGCGGCCGTGCTGGTGAGCGTGAACGACGGCCCCAACAACACCAGCCGCCTGGAGATCACCTGCGTGACCCAGAAGCAGTACGCCGACCGCCGCCAGGAGGTCATGGTCCTGCTCAACGAGCGCAACCGCGAGCGCGCCTTCAGCCGCTCCATCGACGCGGACGGCAACGTCTGGCTGGAGTACGTGGGCTTCTACCCCACCCTGGCCGAGATGCCCCAGGAAACCTTCGACACCCTCTTCGGCGGCGTTCTGATGCACTTCCAGGACGACTACGCGGCCCTCGAGGGCTACGTGCCGGGGCCGCAGCTCCAGCAGCCGCAGGCGTAA
- a CDS encoding septal ring lytic transglycosylase RlpA family protein, whose protein sequence is MRAAALAAALLAGSVAFGLPGGTAQASVYQRGHAVYYGGKYNRHTRLTAAHRTLPLGTWVRVTHTRTGRSVDVLINDRGPFGNASRVIDLSRTAASRLGILSAGVAPVTVQVLPRS, encoded by the coding sequence GTGAGGGCGGCGGCTCTGGCGGCGGCGCTGCTGGCGGGGAGCGTCGCCTTCGGGTTGCCGGGCGGGACCGCGCAGGCCAGCGTGTACCAGCGGGGCCACGCGGTCTATTACGGCGGCAAATACAACCGGCATACCCGCCTGACTGCCGCGCACCGGACGCTGCCGCTGGGGACCTGGGTCAGGGTCACGCATACCCGCACCGGCCGCAGCGTGGACGTGCTGATCAATGACCGGGGACCGTTCGGGAACGCCTCGCGCGTGATCGACCTGTCACGCACGGCGGCCTCCAGGCTGGGCATCCTCTCTGCGGGGGTTGCGCCCGTAACGGTCCAGGTGCTGCCCCGGTCCTAG
- the sucD gene encoding succinate--CoA ligase subunit alpha, which produces MGILVNKDTQVLVVGITGREGSNHTRAMKEFGTKIVAGVTPGKGGQTHEGVPVYNSVEEAQSKHRIDTSIIFVPPAGAADAVLESAHAGVPLIVLITEGVPTVDMMRAVQEVKALDLVSRAEGGPGVRLIGGNCPGLVTSGECKVGIMPNRIYEQQGRVGLISRSGTLTYEAAKLLLDAGLGTSTTVGIGGDPVIGTTFADVLPMFEADPETDAVVVIGEIGGADEEAAAEYIAQNMKKPVVAFISGRSAPKGKRMGHAGAIIMGDVGTPESKLAAFQAANVPVADTMPEIVELVKKALNVNA; this is translated from the coding sequence ATGGGCATTCTCGTCAACAAGGACACCCAGGTCCTGGTGGTCGGCATCACCGGGCGTGAAGGCTCCAACCACACCCGCGCGATGAAGGAATTCGGCACCAAGATTGTCGCGGGCGTCACCCCCGGCAAGGGCGGCCAGACGCACGAGGGCGTGCCGGTGTACAACAGCGTCGAGGAAGCCCAATCAAAGCACCGCATCGACACCAGCATCATCTTCGTGCCGCCCGCCGGGGCCGCCGACGCCGTGCTGGAAAGCGCCCACGCGGGCGTGCCCCTGATCGTGCTGATCACCGAGGGCGTCCCGACGGTGGACATGATGCGCGCCGTGCAGGAAGTCAAGGCCCTCGACCTGGTCAGCCGCGCCGAAGGTGGCCCCGGCGTCCGCCTGATCGGCGGCAACTGCCCCGGCCTGGTCACCAGCGGCGAGTGCAAGGTGGGCATCATGCCCAACCGCATCTACGAGCAGCAAGGCCGCGTCGGCCTGATCTCCCGCTCCGGCACCCTCACCTACGAGGCCGCCAAGCTGCTGCTCGACGCGGGTCTGGGCACCTCCACCACCGTCGGCATCGGCGGTGACCCGGTGATCGGCACCACCTTCGCGGACGTGCTCCCCATGTTCGAGGCCGACCCCGAAACCGACGCCGTCGTGGTGATCGGTGAGATCGGCGGTGCGGACGAGGAAGCCGCCGCCGAGTACATCGCCCAGAACATGAAGAAGCCGGTCGTGGCCTTTATCTCCGGCCGCTCCGCCCCCAAGGGCAAGCGCATGGGCCACGCGGGCGCGATCATCATGGGCGACGTGGGCACCCCCGAGAGCAAGCTGGCCGCCTTCCAGGCCGCGAACGTCCCCGTCGCGGACACCATGCCCGAGATCGTGGAACTGGTGAAAAAGGCGCTGAACGTCAACGCCTGA
- a CDS encoding vWA domain-containing protein, giving the protein MKKCALLVATTLALTLASCGHGPAAPTEPAATAGTINGVRVIDANTYQVGFTPLNGQDVVTTATLKSASVKVISAGTATATICGQVKTQDVITAAISLDSTGSMTDNDPQKLRREAAQAFVARLGSRDKAAVLSFDGSTSPNHNLSVSYLWQDFTGDKALLNTAVGRATFAGGGTPLYGAIIDASNLTAASGGANGTVLILTDGEDTARNPTAQAAIAVAKQNGTRVYAIGLDARNTVNFSVLEDLTAATGGLFQKATSATQLQGFFDKMYNAFRAQGCVQVNFTQKPTAGTVVTGTLVITVEAQNRKPVDIEVPFTLTVR; this is encoded by the coding sequence ATGAAAAAGTGTGCATTGCTCGTCGCCACCACCCTCGCCCTCACGCTCGCGTCCTGCGGTCACGGACCGGCCGCACCCACCGAACCGGCCGCGACAGCCGGGACCATCAACGGCGTACGCGTCATCGACGCCAACACCTATCAGGTGGGCTTTACACCCCTGAACGGGCAGGACGTCGTGACGACCGCCACCCTCAAGAGCGCGAGCGTCAAGGTCATCAGTGCGGGCACCGCGACAGCGACGATCTGCGGGCAGGTGAAGACGCAAGACGTCATCACGGCGGCCATCAGTCTGGACAGCACCGGCAGCATGACCGACAACGATCCACAGAAACTTCGCCGCGAGGCCGCGCAGGCGTTCGTGGCTCGCCTGGGCAGCCGGGACAAGGCGGCGGTGCTGTCGTTCGACGGGTCCACCTCACCCAACCACAACCTGTCGGTGTCCTATCTCTGGCAGGACTTTACGGGGGATAAGGCTCTGCTGAACACTGCCGTAGGCCGTGCCACCTTCGCGGGAGGCGGCACGCCACTTTACGGGGCGATCATCGACGCCAGCAACCTGACAGCAGCCAGTGGCGGGGCAAACGGTACAGTGCTCATCCTCACGGACGGTGAGGATACTGCCCGCAACCCCACAGCGCAGGCAGCCATCGCGGTGGCGAAGCAGAACGGTACGAGGGTCTATGCCATCGGGCTGGACGCGCGGAATACCGTGAACTTCTCGGTCCTGGAGGACCTGACAGCGGCGACGGGCGGGTTGTTTCAGAAGGCGACCAGCGCGACACAACTCCAGGGGTTCTTCGACAAGATGTACAACGCATTCCGGGCGCAGGGCTGCGTGCAGGTGAACTTCACCCAAAAGCCCACAGCGGGCACGGTGGTGACTGGCACGCTGGTGATTACCGTAGAGGCGCAGAACAGGAAGCCTGTGGACATTGAGGTGCCCTTCACGCTCACCGTCCGCTAA
- the pepF gene encoding oligoendopeptidase F yields the protein MTTTQQKAALPSRADVPREQTWDIEALFATPAAWDAEAQALPAAIDALAAHAGKLGSSPEALAAYLREADEVELRLVRLLSYASMGASVDGRDAVAAARRDQASTIAARFGSVTAFADPELLALDEGTVRGWLTRPDLEDDRIRLERLWRDRAHVRSAEVEELLGAVQAPFASERSIHPALANMDLRFGTAGGEKITQGNVDRLTASPDREVRREAWENYADAHLAVKHSQAAMYATSVRQNVFLARARHYPDAITATLAPNRIPVGVVTTLLDTYRAHTPTWHRYWNVRRRWLNLPELREYDVKAALVPPREVSYAQAVEWIAAGMAPLGEDYVRDLRAGLTTERWVDYAENDGKRQGAYSNGGGRVKPYIFMTWNGTVASYSTLAHEIGHSMHSLLSQREHPYAVPRYTLFHAEVASNFNQAMVRQSLLKQAREAGDTDFEVALIEEALANFHRYFFIMPTLAAFELESYRRIEAGGTLSAPDLIDLTADLLKQGYGEGVTMDRERSGILWAQFSTHLYANFYAYQYATGISAAHQLLEQFAQDPEAARERYLAFLKSGGSLDPIDALKEAGVDMLSPEPVEATFRVLAGYVDRLEELLAQRGN from the coding sequence ATGACCACAACCCAGCAGAAGGCCGCCCTGCCGTCCCGCGCCGACGTTCCCCGCGAGCAGACCTGGGACATCGAGGCCCTCTTCGCCACGCCCGCCGCCTGGGACGCCGAGGCGCAGGCCCTGCCCGCCGCGATTGACGCCCTGGCCGCCCACGCCGGAAAGCTGGGCAGCAGCCCGGAAGCCCTCGCCGCCTATCTGCGCGAGGCCGACGAGGTGGAACTGCGCTTGGTCCGCCTCCTGTCCTACGCAAGCATGGGCGCGAGCGTGGACGGGCGTGACGCCGTGGCCGCCGCCCGCCGCGACCAGGCCAGCACCATTGCCGCGCGCTTCGGCAGCGTGACTGCCTTTGCCGATCCCGAACTCCTCGCGCTGGACGAGGGGACGGTCCGCGGCTGGCTCACGCGCCCCGACCTGGAGGATGACCGCATCCGCCTGGAACGCCTCTGGCGGGACCGCGCCCACGTGCGCTCGGCCGAGGTCGAAGAACTCCTGGGCGCGGTGCAGGCCCCCTTCGCCTCCGAGCGGAGCATCCACCCGGCCCTGGCGAACATGGACCTGCGCTTCGGCACGGCGGGCGGCGAGAAGATCACCCAGGGCAACGTGGACCGCCTGACCGCCTCCCCCGACCGCGAGGTCCGCCGCGAGGCCTGGGAAAACTACGCCGACGCCCACCTCGCCGTGAAGCACAGCCAGGCCGCGATGTACGCCACCAGCGTCCGCCAGAACGTCTTCCTGGCCCGCGCCCGCCACTACCCCGACGCGATCACCGCGACCCTCGCGCCCAACCGTATCCCCGTGGGGGTCGTGACCACCCTGCTGGACACCTACCGCGCCCACACCCCCACCTGGCACCGCTACTGGAATGTTCGCCGCCGCTGGCTGAACCTCCCCGAACTGCGCGAATACGACGTGAAGGCTGCCCTGGTCCCCCCCCGCGAGGTGAGCTACGCGCAGGCGGTCGAGTGGATCGCGGCGGGCATGGCCCCCCTGGGAGAGGACTACGTGCGGGATTTGCGCGCGGGCCTCACCACCGAACGCTGGGTGGACTACGCCGAGAACGACGGCAAACGCCAGGGCGCCTACTCCAACGGCGGCGGGCGCGTCAAACCCTACATCTTCATGACCTGGAACGGCACCGTGGCCAGCTACTCCACCCTGGCCCACGAGATCGGCCACTCCATGCACTCGCTCCTCTCCCAGCGCGAACACCCCTACGCGGTCCCCCGCTACACCCTCTTCCACGCCGAGGTCGCCAGCAACTTCAATCAGGCGATGGTCCGCCAGTCCCTCCTCAAGCAGGCACGTGAGGCGGGCGACACGGATTTTGAGGTCGCCCTGATCGAAGAAGCCCTCGCCAACTTCCACCGCTACTTCTTCATCATGCCGACCCTCGCGGCCTTCGAGCTGGAGAGTTACCGCCGCATCGAGGCGGGCGGGACGCTCAGCGCCCCCGACCTGATCGACCTCACCGCCGACCTGCTGAAACAGGGCTACGGCGAAGGCGTGACGATGGACCGCGAGCGCAGCGGCATTCTGTGGGCGCAGTTCTCCACCCACCTCTACGCCAACTTCTACGCCTACCAGTACGCCACCGGCATCAGCGCCGCCCACCAGCTCCTCGAACAGTTCGCCCAGGACCCGGAAGCCGCCCGCGAGCGTTACCTGGCCTTCCTGAAGTCCGGCGGCAGCCTCGATCCCATCGACGCCCTGAAGGAGGCGGGCGTGGACATGCTCAGCCCCGAACCCGTGGAGGCGACCTTCCGTGTGCTGGCCGGGTACGTGGACCGGCTGGAGGAACTGCTGGCGCAGCGAGGCAACTGA